A window from Vigna angularis cultivar LongXiaoDou No.4 chromosome 7, ASM1680809v1, whole genome shotgun sequence encodes these proteins:
- the LOC108338737 gene encoding U-box domain-containing protein 4 — MEISLLKVLSDAISSFLHLSFSEKMKLEPVSKCYQKAEQMLKLLKPIVDTNVFSDIASNEVHRKLFEELGVAVDELRELILNWHPLSSKFYFVNQVDPIISTIQALGLSILQQLEVSQQVLPDNLGNEISSAIKKAIMEQQEGLVSSLEVLENIADNLGLRSNQEVLIEAVALDKLKEKAEQIENTSEVEYVDKMISIVNRMHEHIVMLKQAQSSIPVSVPADFCCPLSLELMTDPVIVASGQTYERAFIKNWIDVGLTVCPKTRQTLVHTNLIPNYTVKALIANWCETHDVKLPDPIKSKSLNQPSPFHVSMESGLTKDLPGITSGEPHQERTSTLHPSSIPGGSLNGTVHEPYVDLERISHTGSDDGSASSNEGSVDSFGESLTSPSRNALSSEQSHNDVRTTSDVNNTLLSTSSVHYRDASSGELNSGQDAVRLPTWHRESEFSSQLAVPRSQSQTIWQRSSEWLVPRVVSTIETRADLSAAETQVLKLVEQLKIDSLDAKREATSELRLLAKHNMDNRIVISNCGAISLLVDLLQSTDSMIQENSVTALLNLSINDNNKAVIANAGAIEPLIHVLKTGSAEAKENSAATLFSLSVTEENKIRIGRSGAVGPLVDLLGNGTPRGKKDAATALFNLSIFHENKDRIVQAGAVKHLVELMDPAAGMVDKAVAVLANLATIPEGKAAIGDQGGIPVLVEVIELGSVRGKENAAAALLHLCSDNHRYLNSVLQEGAVPPLVALSQSGTPRAKEKALALLNQFRSQRHGGGGRG, encoded by the exons ATGGAGATATCTTTATTGAAGGTCCTATCTGATGCAATATCCTCATTTTTGCATTTATCATTTTCTGAAAAGATGAAGTTAGAACCTGTATCAAAATGTTACCAAAAGGCAGAGCAGATGCTTAAGCTGTTGAAGCCTATTGTTGATACTAATGTTTTTTCAGATATAGCTTCTAATGAAGTACATAGGAAACTATTTGAGGAACTTGGTGTGGCAGTTGATGAGTTGAGAGAGCTTATTCTGAACTGGCATCCGTTATCTAGCAAATTTTACTTT GTTAATCAAGTTGATCCCATAATATCAACAATTCAGGCATTGGGTCTAAGCATTTTACAACAGCTGGAGGTTTCACAGCAAGTTCTCCCTGATAATTTGGGAAATGAAATATCATCAGCCATTAAAAAAGCTATTATGGAACAACAGGAAGGTTTAGTATCAAGTTTAGAGGTCCTGGAAAACATTGCTGACAACCTGGGTCTAAGGTCTAATCAAGAGGTCCTGATTGAGGCTGTAGCCCTTGACAAGCTGAAGGAGAAGGCTGAACAAATTGAAAACACTTCAGAAGTTGAATATGTTGATAAAATGATCTCAATTGTAAATCGAATGCATGAGCATATTGTTATGCTTAAGCAAGCTCAGAGTTCTATCCCAGTGTCAGTACCTGCTGATTTTTGCTGTCCTCTGTCTTTGGAATTGATGACGGATCCGGTCATTGTGGCATCTGGACAAACATATGAGCGGGCTTTCATCAAGAACTGGATTGACGTAGGTCTTACTGTCTGTCCAAAGACACGCCAGACTCTTGTCCACACCAATCTAATACCTAACTACACTGTAAAAGCATTAATTGCTAACTGGTGTGAAACACATGATGTAAAGCTTCCTGATCCCATTAAGTCCAAAAGCTTAAATCAACCATCTCCCTTTCATGTGTCTATGGAGTCTGGTTTGACCAAGGATTTGCCTGGTATAACTAGTGGTGAACCCCACCAAGAACGAACATCAACATTGCATCCCTCTTCTATTCCAGGTGGTTCTTTGAATGGCACGGTTCATGAGCCATATGTGGATCTTGAAAGAATATCACACACAGGTTCAGATGATGGATCTGCCAGCTCAAATGAAGGGAGTGTCGATTCATTTGGTGAATCATTAACATCACCATCCAGAAATGCCTTGAGCTCAGAACAATCTCATAATGATGTTAGAACTACTTCTGATGTCAACAATACTCTGCTGTCAACCAGTTCAGTCCACTATCGCGATGCTTCTTCTGGGGAATTGAATTCAGGGCAAGATGCTGTTCGCTTGCCAACTTGGCATAGAGAATCTGAGTTTTCTTCCCAATTAGCAGTGCCAAGGTCTCAAAGCCAAACTATATGGCAACGATCATCCGAGTGGCTTGTTCCTAGGGTAGTGTCTACTATTGAAACAAGAGCTGATCTTTCTGCTGCTGAAACCCAGGTTCTGAAATTAGTGGAGCAGTTAAAGATTGATTCTCTTGATGCTAAGAGAGAGGCAACATCAGAACTTCGCCTTCTTGCTAAGCACAATATGGATAACCGAATTGTGATTTCAAATTGTGGAGCCATTAGCTTATTAGTTGATTTACTGCAATCAACTGATTCTATGATCCAGGAAAATTCTGTTACAGCTCTCCTTAACTTATCAATCAATGATAACAACAAGGCTGTTATTGCAAATGCTGGTGCAATTGAACCTTTGATTCATGTCCTCAAGACAGGGAGTGCAGAAGCCAAGGAAAATTCAGCTGCCACTCTTTTCAGCCTCTCAGTAACTGAGGAAAACAAAATCAGGATAGGGAGGTCTGGGGCAGTTGGACCACTTGTTGATTTGTTGGGAAACGGAACCCCAAGGGGGAAGAAAGATGCTGCCACTGCCTTGTTTAATTTGTCCATATTTCACGAAAACAAGGACCGGATTGTGCAAGCAGGTGCTGTGAAACACCTTGTAGAGTTAATGGACCCAGCAGCTGGAATGGTGGACAAGGCTGTGGCTGTTTTAGCAAATCTTGCTACAATACCAGAAGGGAAAGCAGCCATTGGTGATCAAGGTGGGATTCCTGTTTTGGTTGAGGTTATTGAGTTGGGCTCTGTGAGAGGAAAGGAGAATGCTGCAGCGGCTCTTCTACATCTATGCTCAGACAACCACAGATATTTAAACAGTGTGCTCCAAGAAGGAGCTGTGCCACCTTTAGTAGCATTATCACAATCAGGCACCCCAAGGGCCAAAGAAAAG gCCCTTGCGCTCCTTAATCAATTTAGAAGCCAAAGACATGGTGGTGGTGGGAGAGGTTGA